In Tepidanaerobacter syntrophicus, the following are encoded in one genomic region:
- the mgtA gene encoding magnesium-translocating P-type ATPase produces the protein MADLKESFWFVPPEEIIKSLDTTENGLSTEEAKKRLQIYGINSIAASKSKSTFSLLISQFKSPIIIILFSATLLSFLLHDTLDALIILTIIIISGLLSFWQEYSANNAISKLLALVEVKVTVLRDNTPIQVKVEEIVPGDIILLKAGSLIPGDSIILDSNSLTVNEAILTGESFPAEKSPGIVSPDTPLAQRKNCLWMGTHVISGIGKALVVTTGKSTQFGSISERLKIKPKETEFERGINQFGYFLIELTLLLVIFIFAVNVLLERPALDSFLFSLALAVGLTPQLLPAIISVNLSYGAKKMAEAKVVVKRLASIENFGSMDVLCSDKTGTLTQGEIQLQAGADANGKPSEKVLMYAYINAFFESGFVNPIDQAIRNYKEFDVKDYEKIDEHPYDFIRKRLSIMVSKQGSDESLMVTKGAISNILEICTKAELETGEIVDISTILPNIQQLYENYSNSGYRVLGIAYKKIDAKSTIEDEKEEDMIFLGFLTFTDPLKPGIIETITNLKNLGVSLKIVTGDNRYIAANIVKQLGFNNAEILTGPEIHKMTNGALTQRSSSVSIFAEVEPNEKERIIESLKNAGHVVGYMGDGINDVSALHTADVSLSVDSAVDVAKEVADIVLLEKNLNVLADGIMAGRNTFANTLKYVFMATSANFGNMFSMAGASLFLPFLPLLPKQVLLTNLLTDFPEMTIATDSVDAEMVEKPRRWDIGFIRKFMLTFGLLSSVFDYLTFGSLLLLIHADDVQFRTGWFVESVISAALIVLVVRSRRPFYKSKPGKYLLIATFAVATATVAIPYSPLGGILGFEPLKIHTLLLIAAIIFIYIISAEIIKFQFYKRIKY, from the coding sequence ATGGCAGATCTTAAAGAGAGTTTTTGGTTTGTGCCACCGGAAGAAATCATAAAATCACTGGATACTACTGAAAATGGCTTATCTACTGAAGAAGCGAAAAAAAGACTGCAAATCTATGGGATAAATTCTATCGCTGCTTCAAAAAGCAAAAGCACATTCTCGCTTTTAATTTCTCAATTTAAAAGTCCGATAATCATTATACTTTTCTCTGCGACATTGCTTTCTTTCTTGTTACACGATACATTAGATGCCTTGATTATTTTAACAATTATAATAATAAGCGGTTTGCTGAGTTTTTGGCAGGAATATAGTGCAAATAATGCAATATCTAAATTATTAGCCTTAGTTGAAGTTAAAGTAACAGTTCTTAGAGATAATACGCCGATTCAGGTAAAAGTTGAGGAAATTGTGCCAGGTGATATTATCTTATTGAAAGCCGGCAGTTTAATACCGGGCGACAGCATAATATTAGATTCTAATTCCCTGACGGTAAATGAAGCGATTTTAACAGGGGAAAGCTTTCCGGCTGAAAAATCACCCGGTATAGTTTCACCTGATACACCGCTTGCCCAAAGAAAAAACTGCTTATGGATGGGCACCCATGTTATAAGTGGAATCGGTAAAGCTTTAGTCGTCACTACCGGCAAGTCTACGCAATTCGGAAGCATATCTGAAAGACTTAAAATAAAACCAAAGGAAACTGAATTTGAAAGAGGAATAAATCAATTCGGATATTTTCTCATAGAGCTTACATTACTGCTGGTGATATTTATATTTGCAGTAAACGTTTTACTTGAGCGCCCTGCTCTTGACTCATTCCTTTTTTCGCTGGCCTTGGCTGTAGGACTTACACCCCAACTGCTTCCTGCTATAATCAGCGTAAACCTTTCTTATGGAGCAAAAAAGATGGCAGAAGCTAAAGTCGTAGTTAAAAGACTTGCTTCTATAGAAAATTTTGGCAGTATGGATGTATTGTGTTCAGACAAAACAGGAACCTTGACTCAAGGAGAAATACAGCTTCAAGCCGGAGCTGATGCAAATGGCAAACCAAGCGAAAAAGTTCTAATGTATGCTTATATAAACGCTTTCTTTGAATCTGGATTTGTAAATCCTATCGACCAGGCGATAAGAAATTATAAGGAGTTTGATGTTAAAGATTATGAAAAAATAGACGAGCACCCCTATGATTTCATTCGAAAAAGACTAAGCATAATGGTGAGCAAACAAGGTAGCGACGAAAGCCTTATGGTAACTAAAGGTGCCATAAGCAACATTCTTGAAATATGTACAAAAGCTGAACTTGAAACAGGTGAAATTGTAGATATTTCAACTATATTGCCAAATATTCAGCAGCTTTATGAAAATTACAGCAACAGCGGCTACAGGGTGCTTGGGATAGCATATAAAAAAATAGATGCTAAGTCTACGATTGAAGACGAAAAAGAAGAAGATATGATATTTCTCGGGTTTTTAACGTTCACTGATCCTCTAAAGCCCGGTATAATAGAAACAATTACCAACCTTAAGAATCTAGGAGTTTCTCTAAAAATTGTAACAGGTGACAATAGATATATTGCGGCAAATATAGTAAAACAATTAGGTTTTAATAATGCAGAAATACTTACGGGGCCGGAAATACATAAAATGACTAATGGAGCACTTACTCAGCGGTCATCTTCCGTTTCTATATTTGCAGAGGTTGAGCCAAATGAAAAAGAACGCATAATAGAGTCGTTAAAAAACGCAGGCCATGTTGTAGGATATATGGGTGATGGAATAAATGATGTGTCGGCTTTGCATACTGCTGATGTGAGCCTTTCCGTAGACAGCGCGGTAGATGTGGCAAAAGAAGTGGCTGATATAGTTCTGCTTGAAAAAAATCTAAACGTGTTGGCAGACGGCATAATGGCCGGGAGAAACACTTTTGCCAATACACTAAAATATGTGTTTATGGCCACAAGCGCAAACTTTGGGAATATGTTCAGCATGGCTGGAGCATCTTTGTTTCTTCCATTTTTACCACTGCTTCCAAAACAAGTATTGCTTACAAATTTGCTTACAGATTTTCCTGAAATGACAATAGCTACGGATTCTGTAGATGCGGAAATGGTAGAAAAACCTCGAAGATGGGATATAGGTTTTATACGCAAATTCATGCTGACATTTGGACTTCTCAGCTCCGTGTTTGATTACTTAACATTCGGTTCATTGCTTTTATTAATTCATGCAGATGATGTTCAATTTAGGACTGGCTGGTTTGTAGAATCAGTTATTTCCGCTGCTTTGATTGTTTTAGTTGTGCGCAGCAGGAGACCATTTTATAAGAGTAAACCCGGGAAGTATCTCTTGATAGCAACTTTTGCTGTCGCAACTGCAACTGTCGCTATTCCATATTCTCCGCTTGGAGGAATATTAGGTTTCGAGCCTTTAAAGATTCATACACTTTTGCTCATAGCCGCTATAATATTCATTTACATAATAAGCGCCGAGATTATTAAATTCCAATTCTATAAAAGAATTAAATACTAA